The following proteins are encoded in a genomic region of Vibrio tasmaniensis:
- a CDS encoding DNA ligase — protein sequence MSTTTVINTEQMMRLTKLALATLWACSLSSHSSYLPPDHLVLANTYQQGIDVSEYWKSEKLDGIRALWDGQHLYTRNGNRIYSPKWFTKNLPKVHLEGELWAGRGKFHLVQSTVLDHTPSDAAWRQIDLMLFDMPGATGDYQKRYYNILHWVSVIGEAHVSYIEHVPIQNEEALFYQLDNVDERNGEGLMLRKITSRYQAGRSNDLLKLKRHHDAEATVIGYKGGTGKYKGMMGSILVHTEEGVEFYIGSGFSDQMRLAPPEIGSRITFRYNGFTQNGKPKFARFVREKSEY from the coding sequence TTGTCGACCACGACAGTTATCAATACGGAGCAGATGATGAGATTAACCAAACTGGCTTTAGCCACTTTATGGGCGTGTTCGCTTTCATCTCATTCATCCTATTTACCGCCTGACCATCTGGTCCTCGCAAACACATACCAGCAAGGCATTGATGTGTCTGAATACTGGAAGAGTGAAAAACTCGATGGAATTAGAGCGCTGTGGGACGGACAACACCTTTATACTCGAAATGGGAATCGCATTTACTCACCGAAGTGGTTTACAAAAAACTTACCGAAGGTACACCTTGAAGGGGAGCTCTGGGCAGGAAGAGGAAAGTTCCACTTAGTCCAATCTACCGTCCTCGACCACACACCTAGTGATGCTGCGTGGCGCCAAATAGACTTGATGCTGTTTGATATGCCAGGGGCTACTGGCGATTATCAAAAGCGCTATTACAACATATTGCATTGGGTAAGTGTGATTGGAGAAGCTCATGTCAGCTACATCGAACATGTACCGATTCAAAATGAAGAAGCTCTGTTTTATCAATTAGACAATGTCGATGAACGTAATGGCGAAGGTTTGATGCTCAGAAAGATCACCAGTCGTTATCAAGCAGGACGAAGTAATGACCTGTTAAAACTAAAAAGGCATCACGATGCCGAAGCCACAGTTATTGGCTACAAAGGCGGGACAGGGAAGTATAAAGGGATGATGGGTTCGATTTTGGTTCACACAGAAGAAGGGGTTGAGTTTTATATTGGAAGCGGGTTCAGTGATCAAATGAGACTTGCGCCGCCTGAGATCGGCAGCCGTATTACCTTTCGCTACAATGGCTTTACTCAAAATGGAAAACCCAAGTTTGCGCGCTTCGTTAGAGAGAAAAGTGAATATTAA
- a CDS encoding C40 family peptidase, translating to MKFRKMAVVTITLATLAACSSTPSPSQLSQTAHKPLSKLEQSTTNAYMSVYEQWKGVPYHFGGTSFRGVDCSAFVQIAVQTATQQALPRTTKDQVKKGKEIAYGQAISGDLVFFKTSMTVRHVGVYLGNNQFLHASTSKGVIISRLDNPYWASKFWHFRRL from the coding sequence ATGAAATTCAGAAAAATGGCTGTAGTTACAATAACTTTAGCAACATTGGCTGCTTGTAGCTCGACGCCATCCCCTTCTCAGCTTAGTCAAACCGCACACAAGCCTCTGTCAAAGTTAGAGCAATCAACGACTAATGCGTATATGAGTGTGTATGAACAGTGGAAAGGTGTGCCATATCATTTCGGTGGGACATCATTTAGAGGCGTAGATTGCTCTGCTTTCGTTCAAATCGCAGTGCAAACTGCAACCCAGCAAGCCTTGCCGAGAACCACAAAAGATCAAGTTAAAAAGGGAAAGGAAATAGCGTATGGACAGGCAATAAGTGGTGACTTGGTGTTTTTCAAAACATCGATGACGGTACGACACGTGGGTGTATATTTAGGAAACAATCAATTCCTACATGCTTCGACATCGAAAGGTGTCATTATATCGAGATTGGATAACCCTTATTGGGCTTCTAAATTTTGGCACTTTAGGCGTTTATAG
- a CDS encoding sterol desaturase family protein, with the protein MQDPSLLRLVCFIVVFGLCALWEYRFPRKTLTQSKWFRWGNNFALVALNSFLLATLIPIAAFQAAVIAQESQWGLFNTLSLPKELSILICVLLLDCAIYLQHLVFHRVSWLWKLHRVHHADLDIDVTTGTRFHPIEMILSMLIKVSLVIALGVPVIAVVIFEIVLNASAMFNHSNARLPLWIDKRLRKVIVTPDMHRVHHSVIVKETHSNFGFFLSVWDIWFKTYRAQPKLGHDNVQIGVPEIQDGKEQRLDLMLRQPFTRFPTTKD; encoded by the coding sequence ATGCAAGACCCATCCCTGCTCCGCCTTGTTTGTTTTATTGTCGTTTTTGGATTGTGTGCGCTTTGGGAGTACCGCTTTCCCCGGAAAACACTGACTCAAAGCAAATGGTTTCGTTGGGGGAATAACTTTGCGTTGGTTGCTTTGAACAGCTTTCTATTAGCCACTCTAATTCCAATCGCAGCATTTCAAGCGGCGGTTATCGCACAAGAAAGCCAATGGGGTCTATTCAATACCCTGTCACTTCCTAAAGAACTCAGCATTCTCATCTGTGTTTTACTGTTAGATTGCGCTATTTACCTGCAGCACTTGGTTTTTCACCGTGTTTCATGGCTATGGAAGTTACACCGAGTTCATCATGCAGATCTAGATATTGATGTCACAACTGGAACTCGTTTTCATCCAATTGAGATGATTCTTTCAATGCTGATTAAAGTGAGTTTAGTGATCGCGCTTGGTGTACCTGTCATCGCTGTTGTCATCTTTGAAATCGTTCTTAACGCCAGTGCGATGTTTAACCACAGCAATGCGCGTCTGCCACTGTGGATTGATAAGCGATTGAGAAAAGTGATTGTGACACCAGACATGCACCGCGTTCATCACTCGGTCATTGTTAAGGAAACGCACTCAAACTTTGGTTTTTTCTTATCGGTGTGGGACATTTGGTTCAAAACCTATCGCGCTCAACCTAAGCTTGGCCATGATAACGTTCAGATTGGCGTTCCTGAGATTCAAGATGGTAAAGAGCAACGGTTAGACTTAATGCTACGGCAGCCATTTACTCGATTCCCGACAACGAAAGACTAA
- a CDS encoding riboflavin synthase subunit alpha: protein MFTGIVQGMATLVAINKKELFQTHTIELRDEMVEGLAIGASVAHNGCCLTVTEISGNHIAFDLMQATLRLTNLGQLNVGDKVNVERAAKFGDEIGGHSMSGHITLMANLVDVIKTENNRTLWFELPQESMKYVLSKGYIGVDGCSLTIGEVEENRFSVHLIPETLNRTLFGSREVGEQVNIEFDPQTQAIVDTVERVLANQKS, encoded by the coding sequence ATGTTTACAGGTATCGTTCAAGGCATGGCAACACTGGTTGCTATAAACAAAAAAGAGTTGTTTCAGACTCATACCATTGAGCTAAGAGACGAAATGGTTGAGGGATTAGCGATTGGTGCCTCAGTAGCTCATAACGGTTGTTGCTTAACGGTAACGGAAATTTCAGGAAACCACATTGCTTTTGATTTGATGCAAGCCACATTGCGATTAACGAACTTAGGCCAACTGAATGTTGGTGATAAAGTGAATGTTGAGCGAGCAGCAAAATTTGGTGATGAAATTGGCGGGCATAGTATGTCTGGCCACATTACGTTGATGGCGAACTTAGTGGATGTGATCAAGACTGAAAACAACCGCACGCTTTGGTTTGAGTTGCCACAAGAATCAATGAAGTATGTATTGAGCAAGGGTTATATTGGCGTTGATGGTTGTTCATTGACGATAGGTGAAGTGGAAGAGAACCGTTTCTCTGTACACTTGATTCCTGAAACACTAAATCGTACTTTGTTTGGCAGCCGCGAAGTAGGGGAACAAGTAAATATTGAGTTTGATCCTCAAACACAAGCGATTGTTGATACTGTTGAGCGCGTGCTAGCGAACCAGAAGTCGTAG
- a CDS encoding STAS domain-containing protein, producing MELRKIDLNTTTLTLSIFGDLDAAGSRDAQTDIDDVISNDGHPEIEVDFSQVEFLDSSGVGAIVYMFKRLTERERNMRLENVTGQPLEIMNLLRIGHAIPVNSKNPANS from the coding sequence ATGGAACTACGTAAAATTGATTTAAACACAACAACACTGACTCTTTCGATTTTTGGTGATCTAGACGCAGCAGGTAGTCGCGACGCACAGACTGACATTGACGATGTAATCTCAAATGACGGCCACCCTGAAATCGAAGTTGATTTTAGCCAAGTTGAGTTTTTAGATTCATCTGGTGTTGGCGCGATTGTTTACATGTTCAAACGCCTAACTGAACGCGAACGCAACATGCGACTTGAAAATGTGACTGGCCAGCCTCTTGAAATTATGAATCTATTACGTATTGGCCACGCTATCCCAGTAAATTCAAAAAATCCTGCAAATTCATGA
- a CDS encoding MATE family efflux transporter: MHRYKEESSNLIKLATPVLIASVAQTGMGFVDTVMAGGVSAIDMAAVSIAASIWLPSILFGVGLLMALVPVVAQLHGSGRQVKIPFEIQQGAFLALVISLPIIGVLFQTQLILEWMDIEQLMAEKTIGYMNAVMFAVPAFLLFQTLRSFTDGMSLTKPAMVIGFIGLLLNIPLNWMFVYGKLGAPALGGVGCGVATAIVYWVMFGLLFAYVLTSKRLAKINIFGTFHKPQLKAQIRLFKLGFPVAAAIFFEVTLFAVVSLLVAPLGSLVVAAHQVAINFSSLIFMIPMSIGAAVSIRVGHKLGENNTEGAKIATHVGIIVGLVTALMTATLTVLFREQVSLLYTENTAVITVAMQLLLFAAVYQCTDAIQVIAAGALRGYKDMRSIFNITFVAYWLLGLPIGYILGMKDWIVEPMGAHGFWVGFIVGLTSAAIMLGMRLHWMHKQDDDVQLEFSSR, translated from the coding sequence GTGCATCGTTACAAAGAAGAATCCTCGAATCTAATCAAACTTGCGACCCCAGTATTGATCGCATCTGTTGCACAAACTGGAATGGGTTTTGTTGATACCGTAATGGCCGGTGGTGTAAGTGCTATCGATATGGCGGCGGTTTCGATTGCAGCAAGTATCTGGCTACCATCAATTTTATTTGGTGTGGGTCTGTTGATGGCGTTGGTTCCTGTCGTTGCACAACTTCATGGTTCTGGTAGACAAGTAAAAATTCCATTTGAGATTCAACAAGGTGCGTTTTTAGCGCTCGTCATCTCCCTTCCAATCATTGGCGTACTTTTTCAGACACAACTGATATTGGAATGGATGGACATTGAGCAACTTATGGCGGAAAAGACCATTGGCTATATGAACGCGGTGATGTTTGCTGTGCCTGCGTTTTTGCTGTTCCAAACATTGAGAAGTTTTACTGATGGCATGTCTTTAACTAAGCCTGCCATGGTGATCGGTTTTATCGGCTTACTATTAAACATTCCGCTAAACTGGATGTTCGTATACGGAAAACTTGGAGCCCCTGCTCTTGGTGGTGTTGGCTGTGGCGTTGCAACGGCTATTGTATATTGGGTGATGTTCGGATTGCTGTTTGCTTACGTTTTAACATCAAAGCGTTTGGCTAAAATCAACATCTTCGGTACGTTCCACAAGCCTCAGCTCAAAGCACAAATTCGTTTGTTTAAACTAGGCTTTCCAGTTGCCGCTGCTATCTTCTTTGAGGTGACGCTATTCGCTGTTGTTTCTCTGTTGGTTGCCCCTCTTGGGTCTTTGGTTGTCGCCGCACACCAGGTTGCAATTAACTTCTCGTCACTGATATTTATGATACCAATGAGTATCGGTGCCGCCGTGAGTATTCGTGTTGGCCATAAGTTGGGTGAAAACAACACTGAAGGAGCGAAAATAGCGACACACGTGGGAATCATTGTTGGTTTAGTCACAGCCTTAATGACAGCTACATTAACGGTACTATTCAGAGAGCAAGTTTCGTTACTGTACACAGAGAATACGGCGGTAATTACTGTTGCAATGCAATTACTCTTGTTCGCTGCAGTTTATCAATGTACTGACGCAATCCAAGTTATCGCTGCAGGGGCTTTGCGTGGATACAAAGACATGCGTTCGATCTTCAACATTACTTTCGTTGCTTACTGGTTGCTTGGTCTGCCTATTGGCTACATTTTAGGAATGAAAGATTGGATTGTTGAGCCTATGGGCGCGCACGGTTTCTGGGTTGGGTTCATTGTCGGTCTGACGTCAGCAGCTATTATGCTAGGTATGCGTCTGCACTGGATGCACAAACAAGATGACGATGTGCAGTTAGAATTTAGCTCTCGTTAG
- a CDS encoding GGDEF domain-containing protein, whose translation MEVGAKRDVSSVVQSICKIVDEYKAYNDFHGHLEGDEALRIISRLLKQTFTTKNDYLFRYGGDEFMAICFGQSSGDIENKVVTLRKMLNEVKLANPKALYAEQLTLSIGGVNVDLASDNVDRNFKMICDIADKQLYQIKENGRNNYNLVDCRLLKVELV comes from the coding sequence ATGGAAGTTGGCGCGAAGCGCGACGTATCTTCCGTCGTTCAGAGTATCTGCAAGATTGTTGACGAGTATAAAGCTTATAACGATTTTCATGGGCATTTAGAGGGCGACGAAGCGCTTCGTATTATCAGTCGCTTACTTAAACAAACATTCACAACCAAGAATGACTACCTTTTCAGATATGGCGGTGATGAGTTCATGGCGATTTGCTTCGGACAGAGTAGTGGTGATATTGAAAATAAGGTTGTCACTCTGCGAAAGATGCTAAATGAAGTCAAATTAGCAAACCCTAAAGCTCTCTATGCGGAACAATTAACACTCTCTATTGGTGGGGTTAACGTCGACTTAGCCAGTGACAATGTGGATCGAAACTTCAAAATGATTTGTGATATTGCAGACAAACAGCTCTATCAAATCAAAGAAAATGGCCGTAACAACTATAATTTGGTCGATTGCAGATTACTTAAAGTAGAGCTTGTTTAG
- a CDS encoding fructosamine kinase family protein, whose product MWQAISQQLSDTLLFNFQITERTKVSGGDINDCYMISDGNERYFVKVNQREFLPKFEIEAENLRLLRETSTVYVPELVLIGKTKECSFIILNYLPTKPLETSNNSYDFGVQLAQLHQWGEQKEFGCDQDNYIGSTLQPNPWHKKWGRFFSEQRIGFQLQLLKEKGIEFGDIDDIVDVVNMRLAGHNPRPSLLHGDLWNGNVANSAFGPICYDPACYWGDHECDLALTELFEGFSKEFYEGYQSVSALDVGYTDRKDIYNLYHLLNHCNQFGGEYLAQTEACIQKIQAV is encoded by the coding sequence ATGTGGCAGGCCATTTCTCAACAACTTTCAGATACTCTTCTATTTAACTTTCAGATTACTGAACGAACCAAGGTTTCTGGTGGTGACATTAACGATTGCTATATGATCAGCGATGGTAATGAACGCTACTTTGTAAAAGTGAACCAGCGAGAATTTTTACCTAAGTTTGAAATTGAAGCTGAGAACTTACGCTTGTTAAGAGAAACTTCTACCGTTTATGTGCCTGAGTTGGTACTGATTGGCAAAACCAAAGAGTGCTCATTCATTATTCTCAATTACTTGCCAACCAAGCCGCTTGAAACAAGCAATAATAGCTATGACTTTGGCGTTCAACTTGCCCAATTGCATCAATGGGGCGAACAGAAAGAGTTTGGTTGTGACCAAGACAATTATATTGGTAGCACCCTTCAACCTAACCCTTGGCATAAGAAATGGGGGCGCTTTTTCTCTGAGCAACGCATTGGCTTTCAACTGCAATTGTTAAAAGAAAAAGGCATCGAATTCGGTGATATCGATGACATTGTTGATGTAGTGAATATGCGTCTTGCAGGCCACAACCCTCGCCCTTCTTTGCTTCATGGCGACCTTTGGAACGGTAACGTTGCTAACTCAGCCTTTGGACCCATCTGTTACGACCCCGCTTGTTATTGGGGCGATCATGAATGTGATTTAGCGTTAACTGAACTGTTTGAAGGGTTTTCTAAAGAGTTTTATGAAGGTTACCAGAGCGTCAGTGCCCTCGACGTTGGCTATACTGATCGGAAAGACATTTATAATTTGTATCATCTTCTCAACCACTGCAATCAATTTGGCGGCGAGTATTTAGCACAAACTGAGGCGTGTATTCAGAAGATACAGGCCGTTTAA
- a CDS encoding CPXCG motif-containing cysteine-rich protein — translation MHKYTEKHVSCPHCGHAISITLDASNGSQDFYDDCPACCNAIHLDMQVDELRDRIHLSIDADDEQVF, via the coding sequence ATGCATAAATACACAGAGAAACATGTTTCTTGCCCCCATTGTGGTCATGCAATTAGCATAACGCTGGATGCATCTAATGGGAGCCAAGATTTTTACGACGATTGCCCTGCATGTTGCAATGCAATTCATCTGGACATGCAGGTTGATGAATTGAGAGACAGAATCCATCTCTCGATTGATGCAGATGATGAACAAGTTTTCTGA
- a CDS encoding OmpA family protein has product MKILKNHIALSLSALVLGGCTSYPEQGTGGLAESYDSINYQNSDFSPVMPDEPLGPEHGLRFDWQLAKLHLDALIQEGARWCFPAAVVQAIEKQNRIARELQGGLLLDAANDLVIQRKRLNELEVQLDYVTSQARCEPPKNENQFRMQLSVIEQLYDLLNVDNQFAENSTEVNPKYMGRLAEATNLLKEHKSLDLVVTGHADATGAEEYNDKLALGRAKQVERYLTIFGLGAQRIKAVSVGETVPLFEGESDGTHLTNRRVSIEVISPKNAEKMGGGL; this is encoded by the coding sequence ATGAAAATACTGAAAAACCACATAGCCCTTTCTCTGTCCGCTCTCGTTCTGGGTGGCTGTACTAGCTATCCTGAACAAGGCACAGGGGGTTTGGCTGAAAGTTATGATTCTATCAACTATCAAAACTCAGACTTCTCTCCTGTCATGCCAGACGAGCCTCTTGGGCCAGAACATGGATTACGTTTTGATTGGCAACTCGCTAAATTGCACCTAGATGCTTTGATACAAGAAGGTGCTCGTTGGTGTTTCCCCGCTGCTGTTGTGCAAGCAATAGAGAAGCAAAATCGTATCGCTCGTGAACTACAAGGTGGTTTGCTTCTAGATGCGGCCAACGACCTAGTCATCCAAAGAAAACGCCTAAACGAACTTGAAGTCCAACTCGATTACGTCACCTCTCAAGCCCGTTGTGAACCACCAAAAAATGAAAACCAATTTAGAATGCAATTGTCGGTTATCGAACAGTTGTATGACCTGCTTAATGTTGACAACCAATTTGCAGAGAACTCTACCGAAGTTAACCCAAAGTACATGGGGCGACTTGCTGAAGCGACCAACCTGTTGAAAGAACATAAATCCCTAGACCTTGTTGTTACCGGCCACGCTGATGCAACGGGTGCCGAAGAATACAACGATAAGTTAGCACTTGGACGAGCGAAACAAGTCGAACGCTACCTAACTATTTTTGGCTTAGGTGCTCAACGAATCAAAGCGGTATCTGTTGGTGAAACCGTTCCTCTTTTTGAAGGTGAGTCAGACGGTACCCATTTAACCAACCGTCGAGTCAGCATCGAAGTTATCTCCCCTAAAAATGCCGAGAAAATGGGAGGTGGATTATGA
- a CDS encoding DUF3802 family protein has product MVVETDGYLALIEHLSFNLDVFTNTNGDTGNESVEDIITDMISTNIMAIFEQNPELHSSVRFQLLKEADSVVADLGEVLAGVWAKKATNEQIVFLDEYIALVKNLFDTAVAKYD; this is encoded by the coding sequence GTGGTTGTAGAAACCGATGGCTATTTAGCTTTGATCGAACACTTATCATTTAACTTGGATGTCTTTACTAATACTAATGGCGATACAGGCAATGAAAGTGTAGAAGACATCATCACTGACATGATATCCACGAACATCATGGCTATTTTCGAGCAAAACCCAGAGTTACATTCGAGCGTTAGATTTCAACTTTTGAAAGAAGCGGATTCAGTGGTAGCTGATTTAGGTGAAGTTTTAGCTGGTGTCTGGGCAAAGAAAGCGACTAACGAACAAATAGTATTCCTAGATGAATACATCGCATTAGTGAAAAATCTGTTTGATACTGCTGTCGCTAAATACGACTAA
- a CDS encoding methyl-accepting chemotaxis protein, which translates to MPDTNLSIKPSRYTFSLIQTVTAVFISILLLVIFLSLVSIRGVDRVGGHFEALSEQALPLALHNAELTQSVLEQVKLLTYSTQSTDLNTLNTTGNSIDVLVAESNQTLEELLFISQSFPDAISVEQKQNLTENMATLQLMTSQVLSSQIEIQNKQNLIDAQVTEFRYGVSSIGPEMNRISSFLVQNNPEASDAANRFTASASAMANTFLMLMMQSDLEKAQDEYRELRNRIAGINLAYDDFSEWHPDIVEFASLTAPYEMVKSGFADNGVLRQILQKLEFVEQQEADLAKVIHLANTVIGILNQLSNTASILIDESEFVVNQTIATIDKVLFISGLVITAIISISWLVLRRWVNKGLRNITQQMSLLAEHDFSKQSQLVGPLELQVIASKLNSVVDSTADSVRLVTRNCETLYQTAEVSHDAAEQTNSSLHEQNESLQNMITTITELEASIGEIARISNASNDDAQLAENESVTGSQVVGLNQQRLHALEHSLSMNEESMADLDGRVKQIREMVDMISGIADNTNLLALNAAIEAARAGDQGRGFAVVADEVRKLASDTSQQTTNIRNMMNELVAAADRSRTSVTESRNEMANALETSGDVKQAFEKIEVAVSQIKGRVEQIMVATEQQARATVDVTHSITRVSEQGENTKLQLESMIESSEQVGEIAGHQQAMLHKYVLK; encoded by the coding sequence ATGCCCGACACAAATTTATCAATAAAACCTTCACGTTATACATTCTCGCTCATTCAAACCGTCACCGCTGTATTTATTTCCATTCTTTTACTCGTCATCTTTTTATCTTTGGTCAGTATCCGAGGCGTCGATCGGGTCGGGGGCCATTTTGAAGCACTTTCAGAACAAGCATTACCTCTCGCATTACACAACGCCGAATTAACACAAAGCGTATTGGAGCAGGTAAAACTTCTTACTTATAGCACCCAATCAACCGACCTCAATACGCTTAACACAACAGGCAACTCGATCGACGTGTTAGTTGCCGAAAGTAACCAAACACTAGAAGAACTCCTCTTCATATCCCAATCTTTTCCTGACGCGATTTCCGTTGAACAAAAACAAAACTTAACCGAGAACATGGCGACCTTACAATTGATGACCAGCCAAGTGTTGTCGTCTCAAATTGAAATTCAGAATAAGCAAAACCTCATCGATGCCCAAGTCACTGAGTTTCGCTATGGTGTGAGTTCCATCGGGCCTGAAATGAACCGTATCAGTTCTTTCCTTGTTCAGAACAACCCAGAGGCTTCCGATGCGGCTAACCGATTCACAGCGAGTGCTTCTGCAATGGCGAACACCTTCCTAATGTTGATGATGCAATCAGACTTAGAAAAAGCGCAAGATGAATACAGAGAGCTTCGAAATCGAATTGCAGGCATTAACCTCGCGTATGATGACTTCTCTGAATGGCATCCAGACATCGTAGAGTTCGCAAGCTTAACAGCGCCTTATGAGATGGTTAAATCTGGCTTTGCAGACAACGGCGTATTAAGACAAATCCTGCAAAAGCTAGAATTTGTTGAGCAACAAGAAGCCGACTTGGCAAAAGTCATTCATCTGGCCAACACCGTGATAGGGATCTTAAATCAACTATCGAACACCGCTTCCATTTTAATTGATGAAAGCGAGTTTGTGGTCAATCAGACAATTGCGACGATAGACAAAGTACTATTTATTAGTGGATTAGTGATAACGGCCATCATTTCTATTTCATGGTTGGTGTTACGTCGCTGGGTGAACAAAGGACTCAGAAACATTACTCAACAAATGAGCTTACTCGCGGAACACGATTTTTCAAAACAGAGTCAATTAGTTGGCCCATTGGAATTGCAAGTTATCGCGTCAAAACTTAATTCTGTTGTCGACTCAACCGCTGATTCGGTGCGTTTGGTAACTCGAAACTGTGAAACGCTTTATCAAACAGCGGAAGTCAGTCACGATGCCGCAGAGCAAACTAACTCAAGCTTACACGAGCAAAATGAATCACTTCAAAACATGATTACCACCATTACAGAGCTTGAAGCATCTATTGGTGAAATTGCACGTATTTCTAACGCCTCAAATGATGACGCCCAGCTTGCTGAAAATGAGTCAGTGACAGGGAGTCAAGTTGTTGGACTTAACCAGCAGCGACTGCATGCATTAGAACACTCTCTAAGCATGAATGAAGAATCGATGGCCGACTTAGACGGACGTGTTAAACAGATTCGCGAAATGGTCGATATGATCAGCGGCATTGCTGACAACACTAACTTACTCGCATTGAACGCAGCAATAGAAGCAGCTCGAGCAGGAGATCAAGGCCGTGGTTTTGCAGTGGTTGCCGATGAAGTCAGAAAACTAGCCAGTGATACTTCTCAGCAAACCACTAATATTCGAAATATGATGAATGAATTGGTGGCAGCCGCTGATCGCTCACGGACGTCTGTAACAGAGTCGCGAAATGAAATGGCGAATGCACTGGAAACCAGTGGAGATGTGAAACAAGCGTTTGAAAAAATCGAGGTGGCGGTTAGCCAGATTAAAGGACGTGTTGAACAAATCATGGTGGCGACTGAGCAACAGGCACGTGCAACGGTCGATGTGACACATTCGATCACTCGTGTTTCTGAACAAGGCGAGAATACAAAGCTGCAACTTGAATCTATGATCGAGAGTTCAGAGCAAGTCGGAGAGATAGCAGGACACCAACAAGCTATGCTTCATAAGTACGTGTTGAAATAA